The DNA window ATGACAGCCCCCTCTTCTACAAACTTCTTGATGTGATCGGCAAACTCCTCCGAGGTAACATCATATCTTGCTTCGCCATTCTCAAAGAGGGGCAAACCGGCGTTCGGCTGCACCATAACAGGTATACTGCTTGCTCGAAGCAGCCTTTCAACTATCGGGACAAGCTGCTTGGGACCGAGAGAGCAGTTCACACCAAGGGCATCAGCGCCGAGAGCCTGCAGAGTAAGTACCATCGATTCGACAGTGGCTCCAAAGAAGGATGTGCCGTTTTCTTCAAAACTCATAGTAGCAAGAACGGGAAGGTTTGAATTTTCTTTCACCGCAATAAGAGCCGCCTTAAGTTCATAAAGGTCGGTGAAGGTCTCAAGAAGTATGAGATCCGCTCCCGCCTTGCTTCCTGCCCTTACTATTTCAGAAAATACCTCAACTGCTTCTTCAAAGGGAAGGTCTCCTGTAGGCTGCAGCACACGGCCGCAGGGTCCGATATCAAGCGCGGTATACTTTTTCTTCCGGCATGAAGCAGCTTTCTTTGCTATCTCGACAGCAGAAGAGACCAGATCCGCAAGAGAGCGGCCTGTCTTTTCTGCCTTGTATCTGTTGGCACCGAAAGTATTTGCCGAGACAACATCGCATCCTGCGTCAAAATATTCATCATGGATGGACCTGATGATCTCGGGTGAGGTAAGATTGAGCAATTCAGGGATCTCGCCTCTTTTGAGTCCCCGCTTCTGAAGCATGGTCCCCATCGCCCCGTCAAAAATTATGGTTTCATTTTCATTTATTCTGAATGTCACAGGAGCCACCTCTTTTTTTATATGCACAGCTTTCTCTCATGGAGCACAAAGTGCATTCCTTGCTCCGGCCAGTTTTTATCTCTGATATTCCGATCACTGCTGTTACTGATTTCATGGGCACCAGCATATCTGTTCCTGTAAGTTTGAGACCTATCCTTCTGTCCGCGCTGAGTGCCAAAATTATCTTCTGCGACTCTTCAAGAGGGACATCGCCGTATCCGGGGCTGAAGCGCATCGTAAGGTGCTCTTCAGGGGATATCGACCTGATGATCTCGCTTTCAGCCAGGTCGGTCACTCTCTCTATTTCGGCTGATGCACATGCATCAAGGATCACCGCTTCCGACATATCTTCAGCCTGCGATCTTCTCAGCAGCATATCGACCCCGCTTCCGATGGTAACCGCTATAAGGACAGCTTTTTTACATCCCCTGCAGATATTTGCAAGATCCCTGCCGTGTATGAAAAAAGTTTTATCGAAAAGAATGCCGGAATCAAAGACCTCAATATCGAAAAAGGCAAAAACCGACTTAGGCGCCGAGGCTTCGTTGATCCTTTGGTACTGTACGGCGATCCTGCTCAGGATCTCCGGAATCATTTTATCTTCAGGGATGCCCAGCAATATTGCTGCTTCTTTTATGGCAGGATCATGAAAATTATCAGCCACGCTTTACTCTCAGCGAATAAAGGATGCCTCTTATGTTTTCTGATATCCTCTTTGCTATGTCGGGCTGATTCATTGTATAGAGATGGATGCCGTCCACCCCGGTCGAGAGAAGGTCAACTATCTGGGCTGTTGCGTATGCTATACCCGCTTCTTTCATTGCCATGCTGTTGTGGCCGAAGGCCCTGATTATTTTCTGAACCTTTTCGGGAACAGTGGCGCCGCACATCGATACCATTCGGCTTATCTGCGAAGATGAGGTTATCGGCATTATGCCGGCAACTATCGGAGTATCTATTCCTATCGACCTTGCCTGGTCCCTGAATCTGTAAAAGAGTTCGTTGTCAAAAAAAAGCTGTGAAATTAACACATCTACCCCGCAGTCAGCTTTTTCCTTGAGGCAGTGAAGATCATCCTCCACCGAATATGCCTCTATATGTTTTTCCGGGTAGCAGGCAGCAAAGATCCTGAAATCATATTTTGATTTGATATAGCTGATAAGATCTGAGGCGTACCTGAAGTCTTTAAGCTGCTCGCCTTCGGCAATGTCTCCCCTGAGGGCAAGGATGTTTTTGACCCCGTTCTCTGAAAGTGTCCTCAGGACCGGATCCACCTCATCTTTTGAGTTCCCTGCGCAGGTCAGGTGCGCAAGGGCAGGAATGGCATAGCTGTTCTGTATCTGAGAGGCTATCTCAACGGTATTCTCGCGGCTGGTACCGCCTGCGCCGTATGTCACGCTGATGAGGTCGGGAGCCAGGCTTGCAAGGGCATCCACAGTAGCGAATATAGAAGCGAGATCCCCCGAGCCCTTAGGCGGGAAGATTTCAAAAGTCATCGTTGGCCTCATCTGTTCAAAATAATCTCTCA is part of the Synergistetes bacterium HGW-Synergistetes-1 genome and encodes:
- the metF gene encoding methylenetetrahydrofolate reductase [NAD(P)H], with the protein product MRDYFEQMRPTMTFEIFPPKGSGDLASIFATVDALASLAPDLISVTYGAGGTSRENTVEIASQIQNSYAIPALAHLTCAGNSKDEVDPVLRTLSENGVKNILALRGDIAEGEQLKDFRYASDLISYIKSKYDFRIFAACYPEKHIEAYSVEDDLHCLKEKADCGVDVLISQLFFDNELFYRFRDQARSIGIDTPIVAGIMPITSSSQISRMVSMCGATVPEKVQKIIRAFGHNSMAMKEAGIAYATAQIVDLLSTGVDGIHLYTMNQPDIAKRISENIRGILYSLRVKRG